A single window of Cydia splendana chromosome 13, ilCydSple1.2, whole genome shotgun sequence DNA harbors:
- the LOC134796581 gene encoding cytochrome c oxidase assembly protein COX19, producing MSTAMTFGQKQFIPTPPDKGSFPLDHEGACKKTMVKYMKCLYNNNSNNTMCRDEAKEYLACRMDHGLMAKEDWSKLGFKDETAQIKEKA from the coding sequence ATGTCGACTGCTATGACATTTGGCCAAAAACAGTTTATACCGACGCCACCAGATAAGGGAAGTTTTCCTCTGGATCACGAAGGAGCCTGCAAGAAAACTatggtaaagtacatgaagtGCTTGTATAacaacaacagcaacaacaccATGTGTCGTGACGAGGCGAAAGAGTATCTTGCATGCAGAATGGACCACGGATTAATGGCAAAAGAAGACTGGTCGAAATTGGGCTTTAAGGATGAGACTgcacaaataaaagaaaaagcgTAA